The Quercus lobata isolate SW786 chromosome 9, ValleyOak3.0 Primary Assembly, whole genome shotgun sequence region GAGAGAAGTGCAGAACCTGAATGTTACTAAGGAGATTTTGGGCCGAGTCATGGAATATAATTATTGTGCAAGCAGTCAGACAGCAGCAAAAAGAATGGAGTTGAAAAGCATTAGATGGGAGAAGCCTAATTCCGGCTGGAAGAAGCTCAATACAGATGGCTCTTCAGTTGATTCCCTCGGTTTGGCTGGAGGTGGAGGTGTGGTTAGAGACGAGAAAGGTAACTGGATGCTTGGTTATGCCAGGAATATTGGTCCAGTGAACAGTTGTCTAGCTGAGTTGTGGTCCCTTAGAGATGGGCTTATCCTTTGTGTGCAAGCCCAAGTCCAAGCTTTGATTGTGGAGATGGATGCCAAAGCCTTGGTGGATGCATTCTCTAATCAGTCTAAGTCTAATGCTGTGAATTCTTCATTGATGGAAGATTGCAGACATTTAGCTAGTCAGATTTCCCAAGTAAGTTTTAGACATGTTTACAGAGAAGCAAACATGTGCACTGATCAGTTGGCGAAGTTAGGACCATCCatggaaaatgattttgttGTATTCTCTTGTCCTCCTGTTGGAATTATTCCTTTTGTTGAAGCTGACTATCGTGGGCAGTTTGTAAACAGGCTTTGTCCTGTTTCCGTTTCCCctgtttagttttgtttattttacatcctttctaccaaaaaaagaaatttaagtCACATGTCTAGTCAATGTACCTGACTCAGTTTCATTTATCTTTAACTTCTTGAGTAGGCTTACATCTTCCAACATCTGCTTTCTCTTGGAGCTCAGGCCAAGGAGAGCTTCGCCTCCTGAAAGAGCCAACCACAGGTTTGTTAGTGTTGAGTGTCGACATAGCAAAAATAGTTTCAGAAAGCATATTTTCTAAGCCACAATATTATGCCAATCTTTCATTATCAAGTACATTCCAAATTGACATATGACTTGGAAGACATTTCTTATTATCGTCCTTAATTATCACAACCTGTAAAACAAGCACACAAATTccttttattgttttctttaaatataCGTCTCTTCATTGCACATGACAAAAATTCCCACAATTGCAAGATCAATTCCAAATATGGTACAGTATGGCTAAGGTTAAAAAATGACCATGGTATGAAAGCAAATTAGGAAATTCTAATTTTCCAAAACATTATCAGTTTATCACAATGACATCCGAATGTTTACCTGTGTCCCTTTCCTTCAACCTTTTATTCTTCACCAAGTTGAAATCTTCAGCTTGTGGCCTTGTACTATCACCATCAACTTTATCTGCTGCTACATAGTAACTTCCATTAACAGCATCTTGAGGGTCACGCACCCCTGGAAAAACCATAAGCATATCTTAATGAAAGAACTGAGTGATCTAATCACATTCGGGATAGACTGTGTACAACATTGTATAGCACTGTGCACATCATTGGACAACATCATtcaattttttggataaattgcTGAAACCATTTGTGACCCAATCCATCTTGCAACAGTGTTACAACATcatattacaaattaatatcACAAACAACTCAACCCTTCCCAGATAGTCTCACCATGAAAGTTTGAAGTGACTGCTTTTACTccctaaaaatataaaatggaatTGATTTTAGTCTTTCACAAACTTTTCAATCGCCTATGTGTCTAACAGAGCAATAATGTgtcagtttttagttttgtcCAAGTCATATAAGGGACTAAAAGAAGACGTTCTAAATTTTAGGGaccttaaaaatctcaaaaaaaaaaaaagaggtttacttcactttttcacatttttttgaagaaaccCAACCGAGCATAATGCAACCATTACCTTTATttccaataaaattttaataaacctATAACATTAACTATATATTCCAAGTCCAACCTACAGGTTAAAAGAAAAGctaagcaaataaataaaatacaaaatttaatctaaGGTTAAAGTCTTAataacattattacatattttgaaaatctaatggttaaattgtatattatttatactcttaatatacatattaaattttgtatcaatagGATATTATTTACTGTGGGATATATAAgcatatttttatacataattttaaattataaaaagttgtaatttaaataatttattgatgataaacctattgatctttaattttctataaattttgtaagCTTAAAAAGATATTAGAAGAAGGTATAATTCAATAGTAGGATTGTCAAAATCCACCTTCAAAGATATGGAGCAAGGTTAGATTACAATCAGTCATAACTAAActttgtatataaataaataccaatttttctttcattcttccATATACTCTGAGAAACCCTTTAAaagtaaagagaaaagaaaagaacaactTACTCTTAGAGCCAAGTTTGGTAAGCTTGCCATCAACAATAAGAGCGTCTTGGTGATTTTTCCCAGTGGAGAAGCCTCTGgcagagaagaaagaaataaggGAGTTCCAGGTGACTGAGGAGGCTATGAAATCAACCCCTCTACTAATGAAGTGACCATTGAGCTTGAGAGTTGATGGGTCGAGCCCAAAGGTCCGAGCTATGGAGCCCAGGTCGAGTCTCTGCTCGTCCCACACAACCAACCATACCGCCTTTGATACTAAGGGACAGAACAGCTTGATGCTTCTCTGTTTATTGCTCattcctccctctctctctctctctctctctgtgtttgtcTGTCGAGACTCTGCGGCAGTTGTCTGACGATATCGGTTGACAGTGTTTACTGTGCTATGGTTCTAACGGCTTCTGGAATtgtctctctctactctctagaACTTGTTACtacttatattattattattaatttttttattataaaaaaaacaaaaacaaaaacaaaataactagGCGGAATCAGAGTTTTATTAGGAAGGTTAAAAGCAAAactaattttagcattttaatttatattatttacaatttataatctacattataatattttgtcatataagttttttaaaacttcacaattttacacattattattttaatacatatttttaaatttgattttatagttaaattcttcattaaattctcaaaaaatataaataaaaatatttagtgcATCTCGCCATTTTAGCCGTATAGTGAATGTTGCAATTAAGAAACAAATTAAATGTCTTATTTAagagaattttttatatttttgcattAAATTTAGTTGTAGCAATTTGGTATTAAACTAGTTAGTACTTGTGTTTTGGTCCGTTGATACAGAGCAATCCTTATAAATGTAGaataaataatctaatatggatgtttttaaaaagtgattgtgtaaaatagaaaaaataggttcttaagttaaaatatatataaatttttgcacAAACTGATGCGAGTACGCTCAACCAAACCCCAAAATCGCTCACGTTAGTTAagttaaaaatgtgtaaatttacaaaattgctATAGTAACcgtataaatttatattaatactattcattttatatttagtttttttttttctttatgtatctcaatgaagaaaaaaaaatggatggcAATTATtgtatgtgaagaaagaaaaataattataaaaaaatgaatatttcaATGAAATAAAGTTTAGAATAGATTATTTTTAGgtaaaaattttggaaaagtaattatataaaattatactaaaataaaaatagaaatttcgATCGGGTTAAAGCGAAATAATCTACAAGCTGTAAAATAAATCCattcttgagagagagagagagagagagagagagagagagagagagagagagagagagggggggtcTGCAGGCCCCGTGGGCCATCTAGGCCCTTTAAGAATCAGTTTCTGATAGGTAGTAGGTACTATTATATAGTATTATATTGATGCAGTGCCTACGCTGCTACGCAGGTACAATCTTTcagaaaccctttttttttcttttttttttatggaagatCTTTTAGGATATTATTTATTGCCCCCACTCATTTCcgtaacaaatatttaaaaatgtcaaattaCGTGCTTCCTTGACCAACTAaacttcaagtttttttttttttttttggttgttgttgttttgggAAGAACTAAACTTCAAAATTATTCGCTAGTAGGGGAGTTATTATCAGgactattatattatattatcagGATAATGTTGATTTTGAATGTTGAAGAATGTTTGAGTTTCAAATCCTCCTCTCATTGaattatcaattattattatatgtcaCATACCCATTCATGAAAAAggcataagaaaaaaaatgcagcaCGAATACATAACTCATTCAAAAAGATCCTTGAAGTCAACATGTGCcctatttaattaatcaatatatcaattcaaaataaaaccTTTCATTTACTAATGCATACGTGGTATACCGTAATCATGTATAATTTAAAGttgttggcttttttttttttttttttttaagagggaAAGCTGTTAGCTGTTAGGACAAGGATTTTACATAATTCGGCTTAATGGCCTATGTCTAGAGCAAAAAAATCCTTACGACTACATCTTTTATATTAAGCTCTTCactttataatgaattttttttttttttttgaatgatttataatgaatttatagTTGTTAATATTGTACACTACGTGATATATATCATACTATACATACTGTATTGAGTAAAAAATAAGTCTTGTATTATAAGGGCACATCTAAAATGTTCATGAATCATACAATACATAGATGCATATTGTTTAAATCATATCATAAAATCATGTGTCATACGATACACAAACACGTGGATTTaaaatgagtttatttatttatttactaaaatTTGTGCTTTTACTTGAGTCTAATGAGTTGTTAGACTTGTCTTTGACATAACATTACTAAACTACTTAATTGAGCCCAATAAAATAACTTGTCCATGagagtgtgttttttttttttccttaaaaaatttagaccACACACTTGATATTTCACTTCCATATttgcaaatatattttatatactatTAATATGGTATTAAAtgacaaaataattatttatttctttattattattgtgggggtGACAAACCAGGGAGCCCATACCAATGTATATGTTGGGCCAGGGGCCCAGCCCAAGGAAGATCTCCTCCTCGGCCAGGCAAGGTCGAGGACAAAGGGGACGGTCTGTCATTTGAGAGTGACACACCGAACCGTTCCACGGAAAAGGAtaagtattaagaaagaaaatgacaaagaaagacatggaaatatctaagaaaaagctTCTACTATTGCATTAAGTGCTCTACAACTAACTGAATCCTGTTTTtcagcctttacaaccactcccaacgacTTTAGGGAGGGGCTGATAGGACAAATATCAGCACTATCAATCTAAATCTACACTTGGACGGTGGAAATGGGAGGAAGATGTATAAAATAGGGGAGAATGCTATATAAGAAGAATCAATCTCCTCAGATAAAATTCGAGGACGTCTCTTCCTAGTAAATCTacattatctttctttctttatcatcaagACTTGTTAGTTAATCGTCTGATTCACTAAGATCCaagtttccaacccattctctacaaattcattgtattggactcattggaccaagactccatacattttgggcttgggccccaaaccgtgaccctacaattggcgtcgtctgtgggaaccTGGTTATAAGCGAGTTGAACACTCAACCTACCGAGGCGATGTAGCGATATATCGACCATTGGTGGAGGAGACCATTTTGGCTGCGACGCATGCCATGCAGAAGATTGCTCTGTGCAGAACTATATTAGGGGtttttaatatcaaatatatatctCTTGCCCCCATCATGGGGCAGGTTCTCACTGACCTAGTGGCCGATATCGCTGAACCTTCGCTAGTTGAAATGACGGAAGCATGGCACATAGGTGGAAAATTAGTTGACATGGCCTCGCTTCATGCAATCTTTTATCCAGAATTGTATATGTTGATGGCACAAAAAATCAAAGGTGATCTGAAGTGGGGCTAGTTCTAAATATATCCTCAAAGTGCTTAAATAGAACCTAgcgcatgcctgagtcctcaGACCAGATGCCTGGGGGAAACTAACACTAGGATATCTCCtcaaagtgcttaaacagaacctagtacATGCCTGAGTTCTCGGACCAGATGcctgggggaaattaacactaggGTATCTCCTCAAAGTGCTTAAACAAAACCTAGCGTATGCCTGAGTTCTCAGATCAAATGCTTGGGGAAGTTAACATTAGGGTATCTCCtcaaagtgcttaaacagaacctagcaCATGCCTGAGTTCTTGGACCAGatgcttggggaaaattaacactAGGGTATCTCCTCAAAgcgcttaaacagaacctagcgCATGcttgagtcctcggaccagatgcctggggaaattaacactaggATATCTCCtcaaagtgcttaaacagaacctagcgCATGCctaagtcctcggaccagatgcttagggaaaattaacactaGGGTATCTCCtcaaagtgcttaaacagaacctagcgATGCCtgggggaaattaacattaGGATATCTCCtcaaagtgct contains the following coding sequences:
- the LOC115960928 gene encoding uncharacterized protein LOC115960928 → MSNKQRSIKLFCPLVSKAVWLVVWDEQRLDLGSIARTFGLDPSTLKLNGHFISRGVDFIASSVTWNSLISFFSARGFSTGKNHQDALIVDGKLTKLGSKRVRDPQDAVNGSYYVAADKVDGDSTRPQAEDFNLVKNKRLKERDTGGEALLGLSSKRKQMLEDVSLLKKLKINETESDIQGRGNDLPKTFVHTQFTCSYMSKNLKRMRGDETIEASPCKRMT